In Pseudodesulfovibrio sp. S3, one DNA window encodes the following:
- a CDS encoding SulP family inorganic anion transporter, with the protein MLQPVGISGSFVYPLTPRWYLVAIFKCDSCGYERNVPDTLSGKKAKCPGCGHGVTIVDQLPEDELPYDVEFEEDEPSVEAESIESVDMPDGAPLETAINLDDCDAVIAPDKPVDIICAQCGHVQESGKERVCSKCGAPLDEVEDIPDIDESDIDVSDLAENEAPQVWDADFQGSSDELESIEETKDPDQWHLFQGAFTFNLYAGIVSGVLSLFFVYSLSLLASSQSGMYDFLPYVLGTALSGVIVGSILYSLLSRIPFALVGPETVLTAVLFLFIGKICHSMTGAYAVELILPTILAGIALMAFIAGFSLFVLGKFRIGEYVRYIPLQIIGGVIGGVGVFVLLGAFDWMGRYNLDWSNIYTLALSISTNVRFEQGLQVMGPSMVFGLVLFLAMSRSKNSLLLLAMILAASGAGYAVGIWGGDAAFRSLADPVEFSEGSLLMHLVDVFDADLSLSNIQWAIIKSQGLYIGALTVLIVLTVMYRVTRLELIRGRESDLNKEYSALGVTNMVSGLCCGMPVSLSFGRSAGNYESGGRGPVAGIVAGLVCAFALFYADFVLPMIPRFVPEGLLIYAGLDLIRDWVFRTKTAFTSRSEIWLLRLTFLATVCLGLLEGIGFGVGLALMVTVSRASRGGVVRNVLSGSGYTSNVDRASAQQRILKEFGDHIHIMRLQGFLFLGSMERLLKDVRKRLDDRNQLPVEYLILDFKLVNGFASATGIGFFKLRQLAVDYDLDLIITSAPLELEEHLEEIGHVGEEDGLFKTFLNLDYALEWCENRVLDSENMLEMKQMTLPELLAPVFPEPKYIPALMKVLKREVAETGEAVFRQGDRSDSMFFVESGRLDVELELEGGKILRLKKVGPGAVFGEMGIYTLAARSATVRAAEKCVLYRMTLDKLDAIEARAPKLVTAINRFLINLLSTRLADANAKVRDLML; encoded by the coding sequence ATGTTGCAACCGGTCGGCATATCCGGTTCTTTCGTGTATCCCTTGACCCCCCGGTGGTATCTCGTGGCGATTTTCAAGTGCGACTCCTGTGGTTATGAACGCAACGTACCCGACACATTGTCCGGGAAAAAGGCCAAGTGTCCTGGTTGCGGTCATGGCGTGACCATCGTCGATCAGCTTCCCGAAGACGAATTGCCCTATGATGTGGAGTTCGAGGAAGATGAGCCTTCCGTCGAAGCGGAAAGCATAGAATCTGTGGATATGCCTGATGGTGCCCCATTGGAAACGGCCATCAATCTTGATGACTGTGACGCGGTCATTGCCCCGGATAAACCTGTCGATATCATTTGTGCACAGTGCGGCCATGTCCAGGAGTCCGGGAAAGAGCGTGTATGCTCCAAATGCGGCGCTCCACTTGATGAGGTGGAGGATATTCCTGACATCGACGAAAGCGACATCGATGTCAGCGATCTGGCCGAAAACGAGGCTCCCCAGGTGTGGGATGCCGATTTTCAGGGCAGCTCCGATGAATTGGAGTCCATCGAGGAGACAAAAGACCCGGATCAATGGCATCTGTTCCAGGGGGCGTTTACGTTCAATCTTTATGCGGGCATTGTTTCCGGTGTGCTGTCGTTGTTTTTCGTCTATTCCCTGTCGCTGCTGGCGTCCTCGCAATCGGGCATGTACGACTTTCTGCCCTACGTGCTGGGCACTGCCTTGTCCGGTGTTATTGTCGGCAGTATTCTTTATTCACTGCTTTCCCGGATTCCCTTTGCCTTGGTAGGCCCTGAAACGGTTTTGACTGCCGTGCTCTTCCTTTTCATAGGCAAGATATGCCATTCGATGACCGGCGCCTATGCCGTGGAACTTATTTTGCCGACTATTTTGGCGGGAATAGCCTTGATGGCATTCATTGCCGGATTCAGTCTGTTTGTTCTCGGAAAATTCAGAATCGGGGAGTATGTCCGATATATACCGCTTCAGATAATAGGCGGTGTCATTGGAGGCGTGGGCGTATTTGTTCTTTTGGGGGCATTCGACTGGATGGGGCGGTATAATCTCGATTGGAGCAATATCTATACCCTGGCCCTGTCCATTTCCACGAATGTCCGGTTTGAGCAAGGGCTGCAGGTCATGGGACCGAGCATGGTTTTCGGGCTCGTGCTGTTCCTGGCCATGTCCCGATCAAAGAATTCACTGTTGCTCTTGGCGATGATCCTGGCAGCGTCCGGTGCCGGCTATGCCGTAGGAATATGGGGCGGTGACGCGGCGTTCAGGAGTCTGGCTGATCCAGTGGAATTTTCAGAAGGTTCCCTGTTGATGCATCTTGTGGATGTCTTTGATGCCGATCTTTCATTGAGCAATATTCAGTGGGCCATCATAAAAAGCCAAGGTCTTTACATTGGCGCCCTGACCGTCTTGATCGTGTTGACGGTCATGTACCGGGTAACTCGACTGGAACTCATCAGAGGAAGGGAGAGTGATCTCAACAAGGAATACAGTGCTCTGGGCGTGACCAATATGGTGTCCGGCCTGTGCTGCGGCATGCCGGTTTCCCTGTCCTTCGGCCGGAGCGCAGGCAACTATGAATCCGGCGGTCGGGGACCCGTGGCCGGTATTGTCGCCGGTTTGGTCTGCGCCTTTGCGCTGTTTTATGCGGATTTCGTCCTGCCCATGATCCCCAGGTTCGTGCCGGAGGGGCTGCTCATATACGCAGGCCTTGATCTCATCCGTGATTGGGTGTTCAGGACCAAGACCGCGTTCACCAGCCGGTCAGAGATTTGGCTGCTCAGGTTGACGTTCCTGGCGACCGTTTGTCTGGGATTGCTTGAAGGTATCGGTTTCGGGGTGGGCTTGGCCCTGATGGTCACCGTCAGCCGGGCCAGTCGGGGCGGGGTCGTTCGCAATGTGCTCTCAGGTTCCGGGTATACCAGTAATGTCGACAGGGCGTCAGCCCAACAACGGATTCTCAAGGAGTTCGGCGATCATATCCACATCATGCGCCTGCAAGGCTTTTTGTTTCTGGGTTCCATGGAGAGGCTGCTCAAGGATGTCCGAAAGCGTCTCGACGACAGGAACCAGTTGCCGGTTGAGTATCTGATACTCGACTTCAAGCTGGTGAACGGCTTTGCTTCGGCCACGGGCATAGGATTTTTCAAGTTGCGTCAGTTGGCCGTTGATTATGATCTCGATCTGATCATAACCAGTGCGCCTTTGGAACTGGAAGAACATTTGGAAGAAATTGGGCATGTGGGCGAGGAAGACGGTTTGTTCAAGACATTCCTGAACCTCGATTACGCCCTGGAGTGGTGTGAGAACCGGGTTCTGGATTCCGAGAACATGCTTGAGATGAAGCAGATGACGTTGCCGGAATTGCTGGCGCCTGTATTCCCGGAACCGAAGTATATTCCGGCCCTGATGAAGGTGCTCAAACGTGAGGTGGCTGAAACCGGTGAGGCTGTCTTCCGCCAGGGCGACAGGTCGGATTCCATGTTTTTTGTTGAATCAGGCCGGTTGGATGTAGAGCTGGAATTGGAAGGCGGCAAGATCCTGCGGCTCAAGAAAGTCGGTCCGGGTGCCGTGTTCGGAGAGATGGGCATCTATACGCTGGCTGCACGCTCTGCTACGGTACGGGCTGCCGAGAAGTGCGTTCTCTACCGGATGACATTGGACAAGCTTGACGCCATCGAGGCTCGAGCACCCAAGTTGGTCACGGCTATCAACCGCTTTTTGATCAACCTGTTGTCAACGCGCCTGGCCGATGCCAATGCCAAGGTCCGGGATCTGATGCTCTAG
- the rfbD gene encoding dTDP-4-dehydrorhamnose reductase: MQMNGLRVAVFGGRTGLLGQALTKAFGSAGAEALPLSRQDCDILNPKSVEDWLNRNDPDIMINAAAYTQVDLAEDDQDMAFALNATAPPLLASLAARRSIPFVHYSTDFVFSGHKSSPYTEYDETRAFSVYGISKADGERGLLKLGYDRILIIRISWLFGPGRTNFVKKILGLAKSRDKLTVVNDQIGSPSYAPDIAENTIRLLEKDATGVYHLANSGETSWHGLANMAVNLAGMDCMVSPVPSTEYPTRAERPAYSVLDLSKFTRTTGVTPRRWENALRQYVLEDLNLHPET, translated from the coding sequence ATGCAAATGAACGGACTTCGGGTTGCCGTATTTGGAGGCCGAACCGGATTGCTGGGACAGGCCCTGACAAAGGCGTTCGGTTCCGCTGGTGCGGAGGCACTCCCTCTGTCGCGGCAGGACTGCGACATACTAAACCCCAAATCCGTGGAAGATTGGCTGAACCGGAACGACCCGGACATCATGATCAATGCCGCCGCCTACACGCAAGTCGACCTGGCCGAAGACGATCAGGACATGGCATTTGCCCTCAACGCCACAGCCCCGCCCCTGCTGGCGTCCCTTGCAGCCCGACGGTCCATCCCCTTTGTCCACTACAGTACGGATTTTGTCTTCAGCGGACATAAATCCTCCCCGTACACCGAATACGACGAAACCAGGGCCTTCTCGGTATACGGCATCAGCAAAGCCGACGGCGAACGCGGTTTGCTCAAACTCGGATATGATCGGATTCTTATCATCCGTATCTCCTGGCTTTTCGGCCCCGGAAGAACGAATTTTGTGAAAAAAATTCTCGGACTAGCGAAATCCCGCGACAAACTGACCGTTGTCAACGACCAGATCGGCTCCCCCTCCTATGCCCCGGATATAGCGGAAAACACGATCAGGCTCCTGGAGAAGGATGCAACGGGCGTATACCACCTGGCCAATTCCGGAGAAACCTCCTGGCATGGACTGGCGAATATGGCCGTGAACCTGGCTGGAATGGACTGCATGGTCTCGCCCGTGCCCTCCACGGAATATCCCACCAGGGCGGAACGTCCGGCGTATTCCGTGCTGGATTTATCCAAATTCACACGGACCACAGGCGTGACTCCCCGCAGGTGGGAAAACGCACTCAGGCAATATGTCCTTGAAGACCTGAACCTTCATCCAGAAACCTGA